The nucleotide sequence CCAAACATTGCGTCGAACGCTACGGCCGCGCCGAGGTCGAGACGTGGTGGTGGCAGGTCTGGAACGAAGCCAACAACCAGCCCAACGGCTACTGGGGTGGCACCATCGAGGAGTTCCTCAAACTCAACGATTACGCCATCGCCGGCGTGCGCCGTGCCTTGCCCACCGCTCGCGTCGGCGGCCCGCACACGGCCGGCAGTGGCGGAGCCTTCATGGAAGCGTTTCTCGACCACGCCTTGCATGGCACCAACTACGCCACCGGGGAAACCGGCACGCCGCTGGACTTCGTGGCCTTCCACGCCAAGGGCTCGCCGCGCTTCGTCGACGACCATGTGCGCATGGGCATCGCCAATCAACTGCGCACCATCGATCGCGCCTTCACCACGTTTGGCGACTACCCCGAACTCGCGGGCATTCCCGTGATCATCGGCGAATCCGATCCCGAGGGCTGCGCCGCCTGCCAAGGTCCCCAACTCGCCTACCGCAACGGCACCATGTATTCGAGCTACACCGCCGCGTCGTTCGCCCGCAAACACGACCTCGCCGACATCCATGCCACCAACCTCGAAGGCGCGGTGACGTGGGCCTTTACTTTTGAAAACCAGCCTTACTTCGCGGGGTTCCGCCAACTCGCCAGCAATGGTCTCGCGTTGCCGGTCCTGAATGTCTTTCGCATGTTTGCCCACATGGGGCCCGAGCGCATCGCGGCGAAAAGCGATCACCAGGTGCCTCTCGATGCCATCCTCGCGGATGGCGTGCGCGCCGATCCCGATGTCGGCGTGCTCGCCAGCCGCAACGGCCACCAGATCGCCGTGTTGGTGTGGCATTACCATGATGACGACATGACCGGTCCCGAGGCCGACGTGACCATCAACCTCACCGACCTCCCGCTCGCGACGCGCGCATGGCCCGTCACGCACTACCGCATCGATCAGGATCACAGCAACGCCTACGCCGCGTGGCTGCGGATGGGTTCGCCCCTCGCCCCGACGAAAGAGCAATACGACGCGCTCGAAGCCGCCTCGGCGTTAACGCCGTTGGGACCGGCAACCGCGGTCACGGTGACCGACGGAGCAGCCACGTTGAATTTTCCGCTGCCGCGCCAAGGTGTGTCCCTCATCGTGATCGGGGAGAATCTCTAAACCGAAAAACTTCCCCCCTCCATGCTGTTCGCTTCAGAGCCCCAAGGTAGGAGCGTGCTTGCGCGCGATGCACGCGGTGGCGTAGCGCCGAGAGGCAGGTGTTATCGCGCGCAAGCACGCTCCTACAGTTGATCGATTACCGTGTCGGAACCGCCAACGGCACGATCGTCGCCACGGCTTCGCCCGCCACCACGGTCGGCTTGAAACGCAGATCCTGCAACGCGGCACCTGTGTCCGCGTCCGGCCACGGACGCGTCCCGGCTGCATCGTGAAAAAGTCCGGCCAACCGACCATCCGCAGTGACGCGACCAAAGCAGACCACGTCGAGTGCGTTCAACGCGGCGCGGCCTTCGGGAGTCAGCAGCTCCTTCATGAGTTCGGCCGGCGCATCGGATTTGGCCGTGCGGTGGCGGCTGACGTGATCGAGCACCAGAAACTGAAATGTCTCCTCACGGGTCACCGGTGTGCGCCGTTCGGATTGGTTGGTCGGCACCTCTCGCCCCGCGTCGAAAAGATGCACCCGCACATGATCGAAGGTGAAGCCGGGCGGAAAGCCCCCCTTGAGTAAGTCCACTTTCGCCGTTTCCCCCGCCGTCATTGGTCGCAGCGGTTCGGCAAACACTCGCCGATGCGCCCGAAATTCCGCCGGGTCTGCCACCGCAAACTCGACGTAAATCAACGCATACGGATCGACCAAATCATGCCGCGGTGACAGGGTGAAACGCAGCCGCAACGCATCGTGTTGCTCACCACTCCCCTCGGTCTCAGCCTTCCGACGAGCATAGAAACTGGGGTCGAACTGCTCGCTGCCCATACCCTGCACCGCCGTTGAAAGATCGCGCATGGCTCCCGCGGTGTCGGGAGCGGGCTCCTGCAACACGGCGGCCACGACGAGCGGATCAGAGTTGGGGTTGTTAAGCACCGCCTGTCGCTGTTCGGCGGCCGCGTTCAAGGCCCGGAGCTTGCGGGTGGCGGCATTGACTTCAGCGTCGATGCCCGAAATCGCAAGCGCCTGACTCTCCAGCCACCGACGACCGGGGTCATTGAGCCGCGTATAATCCGACTTCGCTACGACATCGCCCAACGTCGCCAGATTGGCAGACACCTTCAGCGCCTGCTCGAAGGTAAACTCAAACCCGGGCCGGTTCATGGGAATGCGCGTGGGCAACTCGCCGACATGGGAGAGAAACCAATCGCGTTCCACCCCATCAATCTTCCACCACGTGTCCTCCGCTTTCACCGCCAGGTCCGCCCCGAGGAAAAGCAGGTAGGGGCGGGAGTCCGGCGCGGAGCGGGACGCCACGGTCTGTTGGATGGACGGGGGCGTTGCCGCCGGAACGACGTGCCCGGTCGCGCACACGATCGTCCCGAGGGCCACGACACGCAGTTTGAGCGGCACGTTCATCGGAGGGGTTGGGGGAAAAAGGAAGGACGGAATGAGAATATCGCCAACGGACGATTTCGCCCGTTGACCCGACGTATCCATCTCTTCTGATTTAACGCTACATCTATGGCAACCCCCGAAGCCCAGGATTCCCCCGCCCCCAACGAAGTCTCCCCTTCGTCTGCCGAGCGCGTGCCCATGGGCCAGAAGGTCGCCTATGGCATGGGCTCGTTCATCGATATGTGGGGCAACTGGCTCTACGTGGGCATGGTGTGGCCGGTGTTTGGTTTCTATTTCCACGTGTCGTCCAGCTTGATCGGGCTGGCGCTGATGTTGAATCGACTGTTCGACGCCTTCTCGGATCCACTGTTCGGCTGGTGGTCCGATAATTGCCGCACCCGGTGGGGTCGGCGTCGGCCGTTCATTCTGGTCGGCAGCATTCTGGCGGGCATCGGCTTGCCGCTGCTTTTCGCGGTGCCGCGGGACTGGTCGGAAATGCAGTATTTCTGGTGGATGGTGGGATCGTCCGCCCTCTACATCACGATCGTGAGCTGCGTCATGATGCCCTACAACAGTCTGGGCTACGAGATGACGCCCAACTACCACGAACGCACCCAGATCTTCGCGATCAAGGGCGCGATCCAGAAGATGCCGGAGGTCGCAATGTTCTTCGCGTCCGCGTTTGTGACGTGGTCGATCTGGCAAGACGCCGACACCGGTGAGACGGACTACCTGCGTGGCGCGCAGATCTACACGACCATCCTCGGCGCCATCATGATCGTGGTGGGCATCTTCATCTTCAAGGCGACGCGGGAACGCTATTACGAGGGCGTCGTCGCGCAAAAACAGCAGAAGACCAAGGTCGCCGAAACACTGTGGCAGAGCATCCGGTGCAAGCCGTTCCGCGCCATCCTCGCCATGGCCTTCGCCTACGGCATGGGCACCAGCATGGTCGGCACGCTCGGCTACCATTGCACCATCTACTACGTGTGCAGCGGTGATCAGTCCGTCGGGTCACAGTGGAATGGATACATGGGTCTCATGGGCATGGTCATGGGCCTCTCCGGCGTGCCGGTGTTTGGCTGGATCTCCCACCGTATCGGCAAGCGCGGCGCGATGAAGATCGTGCAGTTCTCCGCCATCGCCGTGTTCGTCTCGACCTGGTGGCTCTACACGCCGGAGATCGTGTGGCTGCAAATGCTCGCGACCGGGCTGATCGCGTTCACCGGTGCCGGCTTTCACATGTTGGACGGTTCCATGATGGCCGACGTGCTCGACGCCGACGAACTGGAAACCGGCAAACGTCGCGAGGGGGCGTTCGCCGCCTGCCGTTCCTGGATTCTCAAAGTCGGCATGGCCGCGGGCATCGGCCTGTCCGGTGTCATTCTCGATGCCACCGGCTTCGACTCCGAGCTGCAGATTCAAAGCGCCGAGACGTTGTTCAACATTCGGTTCTATCTCGCCGCCATCCCCATTGTCGGCCTGATCGTCGCCCTGTTCGCGCTCTACCGGTTCAACCTCACGCCGGTTCGCATGGCGGAGATTCGCGCCGCCCTCGAGGCGCGGCGCGGCACGGTGTGAGTTGCCCGAGGCCTTACCGCCGCTTGAGTGCGGGCACGATGCGATCGACCGCCGGGCGCGGTCCCACCGAAGCCCGCTCGACCACCTCGACCGGCAGCACCACCGGCGACGGCGGCGGCGGCACATTGGGAATCGTGCCGATGCGTTCGAGCAGGATCTGGGTGGCCTGCCGCCCCATCTGCACCAACGGCTGACGCACGGTGGTGAGCTGCGGCACCGACGCACGCGAAGCCAGCGTATCGTCAAAACCCGCCACCGAAATATCGTCGGGCACGCGCAGACCGCACTCGGCCAACGCCTCGATGCAACCGATCGCAATGGCATCATTGGCGCAGAACACCGCATGCGGCAGGGGCTCGCCAGCATGGTGTTGCAACCAGCCCCGC is from Synoicihabitans lomoniglobus and encodes:
- a CDS encoding GH39 family glycosyl hydrolase, coding for MRLPHRILLLGLATLTPTFGADESFPVAVTVDAGDISGPLRDFWRYYGGDEPNYATMKDGQKLLGQLGELAPGRSFIRLHNLLNTGDGTPAFKWGSTNAYTEDADGNPVYDWTGIDRIFDSGLERGVRPLVEIGFMPQALSSQPEPYRHEWRPGFDYSLIYTGWRMPPTDYAKWEELVYQWTKHCVERYGRAEVETWWWQVWNEANNQPNGYWGGTIEEFLKLNDYAIAGVRRALPTARVGGPHTAGSGGAFMEAFLDHALHGTNYATGETGTPLDFVAFHAKGSPRFVDDHVRMGIANQLRTIDRAFTTFGDYPELAGIPVIIGESDPEGCAACQGPQLAYRNGTMYSSYTAASFARKHDLADIHATNLEGAVTWAFTFENQPYFAGFRQLASNGLALPVLNVFRMFAHMGPERIAAKSDHQVPLDAILADGVRADPDVGVLASRNGHQIAVLVWHYHDDDMTGPEADVTINLTDLPLATRAWPVTHYRIDQDHSNAYAAWLRMGSPLAPTKEQYDALEAASALTPLGPATAVTVTDGAATLNFPLPRQGVSLIVIGENL
- a CDS encoding MFS transporter produces the protein MATPEAQDSPAPNEVSPSSAERVPMGQKVAYGMGSFIDMWGNWLYVGMVWPVFGFYFHVSSSLIGLALMLNRLFDAFSDPLFGWWSDNCRTRWGRRRPFILVGSILAGIGLPLLFAVPRDWSEMQYFWWMVGSSALYITIVSCVMMPYNSLGYEMTPNYHERTQIFAIKGAIQKMPEVAMFFASAFVTWSIWQDADTGETDYLRGAQIYTTILGAIMIVVGIFIFKATRERYYEGVVAQKQQKTKVAETLWQSIRCKPFRAILAMAFAYGMGTSMVGTLGYHCTIYYVCSGDQSVGSQWNGYMGLMGMVMGLSGVPVFGWISHRIGKRGAMKIVQFSAIAVFVSTWWLYTPEIVWLQMLATGLIAFTGAGFHMLDGSMMADVLDADELETGKRREGAFAACRSWILKVGMAAGIGLSGVILDATGFDSELQIQSAETLFNIRFYLAAIPIVGLIVALFALYRFNLTPVRMAEIRAALEARRGTV